In Magnetovibrio sp., the following proteins share a genomic window:
- a CDS encoding EVE domain-containing protein, with protein sequence MAYWLVKSEPGSWSWSDHVAAGIEPWNGVRNHQAARYMKSMALGDKVFFYHSVVGKEIVGTLEVVAESYPDPTDASGKFVCVDLKAVAPVTQAVSLADIKSNPKLQQMALLKQSRLSVMPVTEDEWDEILFMAKGLKP encoded by the coding sequence GTGGCGTATTGGCTCGTAAAGTCCGAACCCGGCAGCTGGTCTTGGTCTGACCATGTCGCTGCGGGTATTGAACCCTGGAACGGTGTGCGCAACCATCAAGCCGCCCGCTACATGAAATCTATGGCTCTGGGTGATAAGGTTTTTTTCTATCATTCCGTTGTCGGAAAGGAAATTGTCGGCACTTTGGAAGTTGTCGCGGAATCCTACCCCGACCCCACCGATGCATCCGGTAAATTCGTGTGTGTCGACCTCAAGGCCGTTGCCCCCGTCACCCAAGCCGTATCGCTAGCGGATATAAAATCCAATCCGAAACTGCAACAAATGGCTTTGCTGAAACAATCTCGTCTTTCGGTGATGCCTGTGACAGAAGACGAGTGGGATGAAATCCTCTTTATGGCAAAAGGACTCAAACCATGA
- a CDS encoding YciI family protein: MLFAIFCTDKEDYLDVRMDNRPAHVEHLKSLGDKLVFAGPTLDSVGETMNGSLIVVDFDHLEQAQDFASNDPYAQAKLFESVIIRPWKKVLP, from the coding sequence ATGTTGTTCGCCATTTTTTGCACCGACAAAGAAGATTATTTGGATGTCCGTATGGATAACCGTCCGGCACACGTCGAGCACTTGAAATCCTTGGGGGACAAATTGGTCTTCGCCGGACCGACACTGGATAGTGTTGGGGAAACCATGAACGGAAGCCTGATTGTGGTTGATTTTGACCATCTTGAACAGGCTCAAGATTTTGCATCTAATGACCCTTATGCTCAGGCCAAACTATTTGAGAGCGTGATCATTCGTCCTTGGAAGAAGGTGTTGCCCTAG
- a CDS encoding heme biosynthesis protein HemY → MLRLILFLIAVGTLAWGVIWVGDNPGQVSLNWHGWQVETSAGVLAGGVALFTITVALTYRFWLFLTRAPGQITASYRERRSRKGYKALTKGMVAVAAGDAEESRRQVQKADGLLGEPPLTLLLKAQSAQLNGDELAAERFFTAMLDDPEMEFLGLRGLLNQAVKRGDDVTALELARRAQALKPKSEWLAEALFDLEARAGTWLAASDALNHMTKLASASKGENRHRQAVVAFGESLDAEKTGDPVKALKYAEKAVSLDSAFTAAAVRLADMYLSRGNTRKAQGVVEKAWGLTPHPDLVALYFRARKVANGLSKVSALEKLLSFKPGAVEGHIAIAEAALEAKLWGQARTHLGAAMEAGRLTRKVFTLMAELEDQDRSDKDQVRHWLARAATAAADPLWVCTNCGHVTQEWSTHCPKCRTFDPMVWDTPPGLAALPAQQTHLALLSADTPSQD, encoded by the coding sequence ATGCTGCGTTTGATTCTCTTTTTGATCGCCGTTGGCACGCTGGCTTGGGGTGTAATCTGGGTTGGCGACAATCCCGGTCAGGTCAGCCTCAATTGGCACGGCTGGCAGGTGGAAACATCCGCCGGCGTATTGGCCGGAGGAGTGGCGCTGTTTACCATCACGGTGGCCCTGACCTATCGCTTTTGGCTGTTTCTCACACGTGCACCAGGGCAAATCACGGCAAGTTATCGCGAACGCCGTTCCCGCAAAGGCTACAAAGCGCTGACCAAGGGCATGGTCGCGGTCGCGGCGGGCGATGCAGAAGAATCACGCCGCCAAGTGCAAAAAGCCGACGGTTTGTTGGGTGAGCCGCCGCTGACCCTATTGCTGAAAGCACAATCGGCGCAGTTGAACGGCGATGAGTTGGCGGCGGAACGTTTTTTCACCGCGATGCTGGATGATCCGGAGATGGAATTTCTCGGCTTGCGCGGGCTGCTCAATCAAGCGGTCAAGCGCGGCGACGACGTCACGGCTTTGGAGCTTGCACGCCGTGCTCAAGCATTGAAGCCGAAAAGCGAATGGCTGGCTGAAGCTTTGTTCGACCTGGAAGCGCGTGCGGGCACATGGCTGGCAGCGAGCGATGCGCTTAACCATATGACCAAGCTGGCGTCGGCGAGCAAAGGTGAGAACCGCCATCGTCAAGCGGTGGTCGCCTTTGGCGAAAGCCTCGATGCAGAAAAAACCGGCGATCCGGTCAAAGCGTTGAAGTATGCGGAAAAGGCCGTGTCTTTGGACAGTGCGTTTACCGCAGCAGCAGTGCGGTTGGCTGACATGTATTTGAGCCGGGGCAACACCCGCAAGGCCCAAGGCGTGGTGGAAAAAGCCTGGGGCCTGACACCTCATCCGGACTTGGTGGCGTTGTATTTCCGGGCCCGCAAGGTTGCCAACGGCCTGAGCAAAGTCTCGGCGTTGGAAAAACTGTTGTCGTTCAAACCCGGCGCGGTCGAAGGCCACATCGCCATAGCCGAAGCGGCTTTGGAAGCCAAACTGTGGGGACAGGCGCGCACTCATCTGGGCGCGGCGATGGAAGCGGGACGTTTGACCCGCAAGGTCTTCACACTGATGGCCGAACTGGAAGATCAAGATCGCAGCGACAAGGATCAGGTGCGCCACTGGCTGGCGCGTGCGGCCACCGCCGCCGCCGATCCGCTGTGGGTGTGCACGAACTGCGGCCATGTGACGCAGGAATGGTCGACGCACTGCCCGAAATGCCGAACTTTCGACCCGATGGTTTGGGACACTCCGCCGGGCCTTGCGGCGCTTCCCGCACAACAGACGCACTTGGCGCTGCTGAGCGCCGATACGCCGAGTCAAGACTAG
- the tsaD gene encoding tRNA (adenosine(37)-N6)-threonylcarbamoyltransferase complex transferase subunit TsaD, giving the protein MIVLGIETSCDETAAAVIRSNADGGGEILSDVVLSQIEAHRPFGGIVPEVAARAHLEFADHVVKQAMDQAGLRFDQLDAVAATGGPGLIGGVIVGVMTAKAIAAAQDIPFVAVNHLEGHALTARLTNNVAFPYLLLLVSGGHSQLLIVRGVGDYTRLGTTIDDAVGEAFDKTAKMLGLGYPGGPPIEAAARLGDASRFDLPRPMRGKPGCHFSFSGLKAAVKRSIDALPPGPLQVQDVNDMAASFQNAVADVIGERTTRAIRLFRDQCPNANTLVVAGGVAANSSLRHTLEKIAADQSMTLAAPPLNLCTDNGAMIAWVGIERLRLDQQDNLEFAPRPRWPLDPHAPKAAGAGIKA; this is encoded by the coding sequence ATGATCGTTTTGGGTATCGAAACCAGTTGTGACGAAACCGCTGCGGCGGTCATTCGCAGCAATGCTGATGGCGGGGGTGAAATCCTATCCGATGTGGTTTTGTCACAAATCGAGGCTCATCGTCCGTTCGGCGGCATTGTGCCCGAAGTCGCGGCGCGCGCACACCTGGAATTCGCCGACCACGTGGTAAAACAGGCCATGGATCAAGCTGGTCTGCGCTTCGATCAGCTTGATGCCGTTGCTGCAACAGGTGGTCCGGGCCTGATCGGCGGAGTGATCGTTGGTGTGATGACCGCCAAGGCCATCGCCGCCGCGCAAGACATTCCGTTTGTAGCCGTGAATCATCTCGAGGGTCACGCGCTCACCGCGCGGCTGACTAACAACGTCGCCTTTCCTTATCTGCTGCTGTTGGTTTCTGGTGGCCACAGTCAGCTTTTGATCGTGCGTGGCGTCGGCGACTATACCCGTCTGGGCACCACCATTGACGACGCCGTGGGCGAAGCGTTTGACAAAACCGCCAAAATGCTTGGCCTCGGCTATCCGGGCGGCCCCCCCATCGAAGCTGCCGCGCGTCTCGGCGATGCCAGCCGTTTCGATCTGCCCCGACCGATGCGCGGCAAGCCCGGATGTCATTTTTCGTTTTCCGGCCTCAAAGCTGCGGTCAAACGGTCTATCGATGCATTACCGCCGGGTCCACTACAGGTTCAAGACGTCAACGATATGGCCGCCAGTTTTCAAAATGCGGTCGCCGATGTCATCGGTGAACGCACCACGCGTGCCATTCGTTTGTTTCGCGATCAGTGCCCCAACGCCAACACTTTGGTTGTTGCCGGAGGCGTTGCAGCGAACAGTTCGCTGCGCCACACATTGGAAAAAATCGCGGCGGATCAATCCATGACACTTGCCGCTCCTCCGCTGAATCTTTGCACCGACAACGGTGCCATGATCGCTTGGGTGGGCATCGAGAGACTCAGATTAGATCAACAAGATAATCTAGAATTTGCTCCACGGCCCCGCTGGCCACTCGATCCCCATGCGCCTAAGGCTGCCGGTGCGGGTATCAAAGCCTGA
- a CDS encoding Rieske (2Fe-2S) protein, translating into MTTEPLCQLDDIDDGESAGFVAHVKGEMSRILAVRKGLNVYLYINSCPHVHAPLDFTPGRFLTPKKDLILCSTHGALFRIEDGACVHGPCVGKHLQPISCTVRDGAVWLD; encoded by the coding sequence ATGACCACTGAACCACTTTGCCAGTTGGATGACATTGACGATGGCGAGTCCGCAGGGTTCGTGGCTCACGTTAAAGGTGAGATGAGCCGCATCCTTGCAGTTCGAAAAGGTTTAAATGTTTATCTTTATATAAATTCCTGCCCACACGTTCACGCGCCGCTCGATTTCACACCGGGTCGCTTTCTCACCCCAAAAAAAGATCTTATTTTGTGTTCGACGCATGGTGCGTTGTTTCGCATTGAGGACGGTGCCTGCGTCCATGGTCCGTGCGTGGGCAAACACTTGCAACCTATATCCTGCACCGTTCGTGACGGTGCCGTTTGGCTCGATTGA
- a CDS encoding Flp family type IVb pilin produces MRLSPRHYMPANFLRAEHGATAIEYALIATLICVAIIGALNLFADNMGNMFNSISNAVDSGT; encoded by the coding sequence ATGAGGTTGTCCCCCCGACATTATATGCCCGCCAACTTTTTACGCGCGGAGCACGGCGCAACGGCTATTGAATACGCGCTAATCGCTACCCTCATTTGCGTAGCCATCATCGGTGCATTGAACCTGTTCGCCGACAACATGGGCAACATGTTCAACAGCATCTCCAATGCGGTTGATAGTGGCACCTAA
- a CDS encoding NAD(P)H-dependent glycerol-3-phosphate dehydrogenase, whose translation METIGIIGAGAWGTALATAVRRAGPPGPNVILQAHETEVADSINASHENAAFLPGVSLDEGIRATTDIADAVAADAVLLVAPAQFLRHVCESAKPHWRPGTPAIICAKGIEQNTFKLMSEIVGDVLGDAAPIAVLSGPTFAIEVARDMPTALTLACADETLGQHLCASLSSRCFRTYYSNDVIGAQLGGAVKNVMAIACGIVEGRGLGDNARAALVTRGLAEIARLGKVYGAQEHTLMGLSGLGDLTLTCNAMQSRNFSLGVQLGQGRALADILSERKAVTEGVFTAAAVTELARRKQVDMPICLAVDGVLNHGVDLDAIITGLLSRPLNIE comes from the coding sequence TTGGAAACCATCGGCATTATTGGTGCGGGCGCTTGGGGGACAGCCCTGGCAACCGCCGTGCGCCGCGCTGGCCCTCCGGGACCCAACGTGATTTTGCAGGCCCACGAGACTGAGGTCGCCGACTCTATTAACGCGTCACACGAAAACGCCGCCTTTCTACCGGGAGTTTCCCTGGATGAGGGCATTCGCGCCACCACCGACATTGCCGATGCTGTGGCCGCGGACGCCGTTTTGCTGGTCGCGCCGGCACAATTCCTCCGCCACGTGTGCGAATCTGCTAAGCCACATTGGCGCCCGGGCACGCCCGCCATCATCTGCGCCAAAGGCATAGAACAAAACACATTTAAGTTAATGAGTGAAATTGTCGGTGACGTTTTGGGTGACGCCGCACCGATCGCAGTGTTGTCCGGCCCGACCTTCGCCATCGAAGTGGCCCGTGATATGCCCACGGCCCTAACTTTGGCGTGCGCAGACGAAACTCTGGGTCAACACTTGTGCGCCAGCCTGTCGAGCCGTTGTTTTCGCACATATTATTCTAACGACGTGATCGGCGCGCAATTGGGTGGGGCCGTCAAAAATGTCATGGCCATCGCGTGCGGCATTGTCGAGGGGCGCGGCCTCGGCGACAATGCCCGTGCCGCGTTGGTCACCCGTGGCTTGGCGGAAATCGCCCGTCTGGGCAAGGTCTATGGCGCCCAAGAACATACGTTGATGGGCCTGTCTGGCTTGGGTGATCTGACTTTGACCTGTAACGCCATGCAATCGCGCAATTTCTCCCTCGGCGTTCAATTGGGCCAAGGCCGCGCCCTGGCGGATATTCTTTCCGAACGCAAAGCCGTCACCGAAGGTGTCTTCACCGCCGCTGCTGTCACCGAATTGGCGCGGCGCAAACAGGTCGATATGCCCATTTGCCTCGCCGTTGACGGCGTTCTCAACCATGGGGTCGACCTTGACGCCATCATCACAGGCCTTTTGAGCCGCCCCTTAAATATCGAATAA
- the hemC gene encoding hydroxymethylbilane synthase has translation MNDTPLRIGTRGSPLALAQAYETRDKLMAAFPELSGEGQIEIVVIKTTGDAVLDRALQDIGGKGLFTKEIDEAMLARDIDIAVHSMKDVPTYLPDGIHLPCMLEREDVRDVFISNKAKSVWDLPQGAVVGSASLRRQSQILARRPDLKVVTFRGNVQTRMKKLDAGEVDGTLLAAAGLRRLGMEEVITDLMDAEDFIPAVGQGAIGITCMEDDERANRVLAALNHDETVVRVTAERAFLAVLDGSCRTPIAAYSRLEGETLHFHGLVAKPDGSEVHHITRTSAADLAAAETMGRDAGQELKDKIGPDFLATAG, from the coding sequence ATGAACGACACCCCTTTGCGCATTGGCACCCGCGGCAGCCCCTTGGCCTTGGCGCAAGCTTACGAGACACGCGACAAGTTGATGGCGGCTTTTCCAGAACTGAGCGGAGAAGGCCAGATCGAAATCGTCGTCATCAAAACCACCGGCGATGCAGTGCTCGATCGTGCTCTGCAAGATATCGGCGGAAAGGGTCTGTTCACCAAGGAAATCGACGAGGCAATGTTGGCGCGCGACATCGACATCGCCGTGCATTCAATGAAGGATGTGCCGACCTATTTGCCGGATGGTATCCACCTGCCGTGCATGCTGGAACGTGAAGATGTGCGCGATGTGTTCATTTCCAACAAGGCCAAATCGGTATGGGATCTGCCCCAAGGCGCGGTGGTCGGCTCAGCCTCGTTGCGCCGCCAGTCGCAAATCCTCGCACGGCGACCCGATCTTAAAGTCGTGACCTTTCGCGGCAACGTGCAGACGCGCATGAAAAAACTCGACGCTGGCGAGGTTGATGGGACGCTTCTGGCCGCTGCGGGGCTGCGGCGCTTGGGCATGGAAGAGGTCATCACCGATCTGATGGACGCCGAAGATTTCATTCCCGCCGTGGGCCAAGGCGCCATCGGCATCACATGCATGGAAGACGACGAACGCGCCAACCGGGTTTTGGCCGCGCTCAATCATGATGAAACCGTGGTGCGGGTGACGGCTGAACGTGCGTTTCTCGCCGTTCTCGACGGTTCGTGCCGCACGCCCATCGCCGCATATTCGCGCCTTGAAGGGGAAACGCTGCACTTTCACGGTCTGGTGGCAAAGCCCGACGGATCGGAAGTTCATCACATCACGCGCACCAGCGCAGCCGATTTGGCCGCAGCCGAAACCATGGGTCGGGATGCGGGCCAAGAACTCAAAGACAAGATCGGTCCCGATTTTCTCGCCACCGCAGGTTAA
- the acs gene encoding acetate--CoA ligase, with protein MSDSNVFPVSDALAKAAWVDNAKYLEMYKQSVEDSEGFWGEHGKRIDWIKPYTQVKNVNYNIPGVSIEWFADGTLNASANCIDRHLPARANQTAIIWEGDDPTDSKNITYQELHDEVCKLANAMKARGIKKGDVVTLYMPMIPEAAYAMLACTRIGAIHSIVFGGFSPDALAGRIKGCASNCVITADEGLRGKKSIPLKSNVDEALKDCPSVETVFVVKRTGGDIAWDDSRDVWYEAAVANEAATCDVEEMNAEDPMFILYTSGSTGAPKGVLHTTGGYMVYASMTHQYVFDYHDGDIYWCTADVGWVTGHSYIVYGPLANGATTLMFEGVPNYPDTSRFWQVCDKHNVNIFYTAPTAIRALMRDGDGPVKKTSRKSLRLLGSVGEPINPEAWMWYYNVVGDGRCPIVDTWWQTETGGILITPLPGATALKPGSATRPFFGVQPQIVDSEGNPLEGATEGNLCMIDSWPGQMRTVYGDHERFEQTYFSTYPGKYFTGDGCRRDEDGYYWITGRVDDVINVSGHRMGTAEVESALVAHEKVAEAAVVGAPHDIKGQGIYAYVTLNAGIEPSDELKKELVTWVRKEIGPIATPDWLQWAPGLPKTRSGKIMRRILRKIAENDFGSLGDTSTLADPHVVDDLIDNRQNR; from the coding sequence ATGAGTGATTCCAACGTTTTTCCAGTTTCGGACGCGTTAGCCAAGGCCGCGTGGGTCGATAACGCCAAATACCTTGAAATGTACAAACAATCCGTTGAGGATTCTGAAGGATTTTGGGGCGAGCACGGCAAGCGCATCGACTGGATCAAGCCCTACACCCAGGTCAAAAACGTCAATTACAACATTCCCGGTGTTTCGATCGAGTGGTTCGCCGACGGTACCTTGAACGCGTCGGCCAACTGCATTGACCGTCACCTCCCTGCGCGCGCCAACCAAACCGCGATCATCTGGGAAGGCGACGACCCGACCGATTCCAAAAACATCACCTACCAAGAACTTCACGACGAAGTTTGCAAGCTCGCCAACGCAATGAAGGCGCGCGGCATTAAGAAGGGCGATGTCGTCACCTTATATATGCCGATGATTCCCGAAGCCGCATACGCCATGTTGGCATGCACACGCATCGGCGCGATTCACTCGATCGTGTTCGGCGGGTTTTCGCCTGACGCTTTGGCCGGTCGCATCAAAGGGTGCGCGTCCAATTGCGTGATCACCGCAGACGAAGGCCTACGCGGCAAAAAGTCCATTCCCCTTAAATCCAACGTCGACGAGGCACTCAAGGATTGCCCTTCGGTGGAGACCGTATTTGTCGTCAAACGAACCGGTGGCGACATCGCTTGGGACGACAGCCGCGATGTTTGGTATGAGGCCGCCGTGGCTAATGAAGCCGCCACCTGCGATGTCGAAGAAATGAACGCCGAAGATCCGATGTTCATTCTTTACACGTCCGGCTCCACCGGCGCGCCAAAGGGCGTTTTGCATACCACTGGCGGCTATATGGTATACGCCTCGATGACCCATCAGTACGTGTTCGATTATCACGACGGTGATATCTACTGGTGCACGGCAGATGTGGGCTGGGTTACCGGCCACAGCTATATTGTTTATGGTCCGTTGGCCAATGGCGCGACCACTTTGATGTTCGAAGGTGTGCCGAACTACCCAGATACTTCACGTTTCTGGCAGGTATGCGATAAGCACAACGTCAACATCTTCTACACCGCGCCGACCGCGATCCGCGCGTTGATGCGCGATGGTGACGGCCCGGTCAAAAAGACTTCCCGAAAATCCTTGCGTTTGCTGGGTTCCGTGGGCGAACCCATCAATCCTGAAGCCTGGATGTGGTACTACAACGTGGTTGGCGATGGGCGCTGCCCGATCGTTGACACGTGGTGGCAAACCGAAACCGGCGGAATCTTGATCACGCCGCTGCCGGGTGCCACGGCACTGAAACCCGGCTCCGCCACCCGTCCGTTCTTCGGTGTCCAGCCGCAAATCGTCGACAGTGAAGGCAATCCGCTAGAAGGCGCGACTGAGGGTAACCTGTGCATGATCGACAGTTGGCCCGGTCAAATGCGCACTGTTTACGGTGATCACGAGCGCTTTGAACAGACCTATTTCTCCACCTATCCCGGCAAATATTTTACCGGCGACGGCTGCCGCCGCGACGAAGATGGCTATTATTGGATCACCGGCCGCGTCGATGATGTGATCAACGTGTCCGGCCACCGCATGGGTACCGCCGAGGTCGAAAGCGCTTTGGTTGCTCACGAAAAAGTCGCCGAAGCCGCCGTGGTCGGCGCACCCCACGACATTAAGGGTCAAGGCATCTATGCTTACGTGACCTTGAACGCTGGGATCGAACCTTCTGACGAATTGAAGAAAGAGCTCGTCACCTGGGTCCGCAAGGAAATCGGCCCGATCGCAACGCCCGACTGGCTGCAATGGGCGCCCGGCCTGCCGAAAACGCGGTCCGGTAAAATCATGCGTCGAATCTTGCGCAAGATCGCTGAAAATGACTTTGGCAGCCTAGGTGACACCTCGACTTTGGCCGATCCCCATGTGGTCGACGACTTGATCGACAATCGTCAAAACCGCTAA
- a CDS encoding COG4223 family protein: MTDNVDKNQEASLQEASLIEAEAKQTDTQSQPASSFEPKSDHRSSGGGFVWLLAALLVIGGGGYAVWPYAAPTVEPVLKNVRAMFGLQPRPTQPSLPGVTPTETTAPVIASQPQPESVQAETSTTLPIEAPAIAAPVVEAPVDETPSVEAPVIEAPESVLPVTAMARDDSPEPATPQTDIAPMVQSLTERLDILETQVLTAASANRSTSQDDTAIPANGQLVRVLSELRADLATLKTRVAALENAPRGQIDPSASAQALVLSVTQLATQAQSDQPFAAALDALERIAGAEPVIATAVERLRAFAASGVPTQARIASDFKTVAVEVMKVHGQTQRTGWLDEVVGAASSLVTVRQTDPERIEDPVERALAVAERALNDNDLKTALAAMDSLQGSAGAVASRWRETARARVEIRDALEALHNRALAALAVTGGS, encoded by the coding sequence ATGACGGACAACGTAGACAAAAACCAAGAGGCCTCATTGCAAGAGGCCTCATTGATAGAGGCCGAAGCCAAGCAGACTGATACGCAGTCCCAGCCCGCGTCTTCGTTTGAGCCCAAGTCCGATCATCGTTCGTCCGGTGGCGGTTTCGTATGGCTGCTTGCCGCTTTGTTGGTGATTGGCGGCGGCGGGTACGCGGTGTGGCCGTATGCTGCACCCACGGTCGAGCCGGTATTGAAAAACGTCCGCGCCATGTTCGGCCTGCAGCCGCGCCCGACGCAACCGTCCTTGCCCGGCGTGACGCCGACGGAAACGACTGCACCGGTCATCGCTTCGCAACCACAACCCGAATCCGTGCAAGCAGAGACGTCCACGACACTCCCTATCGAAGCGCCAGCCATCGCGGCGCCTGTCGTGGAAGCACCAGTTGATGAAACGCCCAGCGTTGAAGCCCCTGTCATTGAGGCACCGGAATCCGTGCTGCCCGTGACGGCAATGGCCCGCGACGACTCCCCCGAGCCCGCAACTCCGCAGACGGATATCGCACCGATGGTGCAAAGCCTCACGGAACGGTTGGATATTCTCGAAACCCAAGTGCTGACAGCGGCATCCGCTAACCGGTCAACAAGTCAAGACGACACGGCCATACCGGCAAACGGTCAATTGGTGCGGGTTCTGTCGGAGCTGCGCGCTGATCTGGCGACATTGAAAACACGGGTTGCGGCATTGGAAAATGCACCGCGCGGCCAAATCGATCCCAGCGCATCTGCTCAGGCGTTGGTTTTGTCGGTGACTCAACTCGCCACCCAAGCACAAAGCGACCAGCCGTTCGCGGCGGCGTTGGACGCGTTGGAACGCATCGCCGGCGCCGAACCTGTGATCGCCACCGCCGTGGAGCGGCTGCGCGCATTTGCCGCCAGCGGTGTGCCGACCCAGGCCCGCATCGCTTCTGACTTCAAAACCGTCGCGGTCGAGGTGATGAAAGTACACGGCCAAACCCAGCGTACCGGGTGGTTGGACGAGGTAGTGGGCGCGGCTTCAAGCTTGGTCACCGTGCGTCAGACCGATCCTGAACGCATCGAGGATCCTGTTGAACGTGCCCTCGCTGTGGCCGAACGGGCGCTCAACGACAACGATCTCAAAACCGCCTTGGCCGCCATGGACAGCTTGCAAGGCTCAGCTGGTGCTGTCGCCAGTCGCTGGCGCGAAACGGCGCGCGCGCGGGTTGAAATTCGTGACGCGCTCGAAGCTTTGCACAACCGTGCCCTGGCCGCCTTGGCGGTCACAGGCGGATCATGA
- a CDS encoding DUF1674 domain-containing protein codes for MVEDEMKIATCAKTRVSNDPPTQEAGAKPRQNNDSETIHYPADNKQIIDNKQRLEPTRYGDWESKGRCIDF; via the coding sequence ATGGTCGAAGACGAAATGAAAATAGCTACCTGCGCCAAAACACGGGTATCAAACGATCCACCCACCCAGGAGGCGGGTGCTAAACCTAGACAAAATAACGATTCAGAAACGATTCATTATCCAGCTGATAATAAACAAATAATTGACAACAAACAAAGACTGGAGCCAACCCGGTACGGGGATTGGGAAAGCAAAGGACGGTGTATCGATTTTTAA
- a CDS encoding uroporphyrinogen-III synthase: MRILVTRPAEDSKPLIDALTQLGHEGVSMPLLDIALIDGPELDLHGTQALLFTSANGARAFAARSGDRDLPALCVGDATAREALALGFETVKSAAGDVEALAVLVVKELNPAAGTLLHPAGSKVAGDLAVMVQAAGFTYRREVLYEAIKAEHLPDDVLNELKTGTVDAVVLYSPRTGSAFAQLIDKAGARAHLKTVDAYCLSAAVAEQIKDLAWRDILIAAHPDQASLLALLDT, from the coding sequence ATGCGTATCCTCGTCACCCGCCCTGCTGAGGATAGCAAACCGCTGATCGACGCCTTGACGCAGTTGGGACACGAGGGTGTTTCCATGCCGTTGCTCGACATCGCGCTGATCGATGGGCCTGAATTGGACCTGCATGGAACGCAGGCGTTGCTGTTCACGTCGGCTAACGGCGCGCGGGCGTTTGCCGCGCGATCGGGTGATCGCGACCTGCCGGCCCTATGTGTCGGCGACGCCACCGCGCGCGAAGCCTTGGCGCTTGGATTCGAAACAGTCAAAAGCGCCGCTGGCGACGTCGAAGCCTTGGCCGTGCTGGTGGTCAAAGAATTGAACCCGGCAGCGGGTACATTGCTGCATCCGGCAGGCTCGAAGGTCGCGGGGGACTTGGCGGTCATGGTTCAAGCGGCGGGTTTTACGTATCGTCGTGAAGTGCTGTATGAAGCGATCAAGGCCGAACACCTGCCAGACGATGTGTTGAATGAGTTAAAAACCGGCACCGTCGATGCAGTGGTGCTGTATTCGCCGCGCACCGGATCCGCGTTCGCTCAGCTGATTGACAAGGCAGGCGCGCGGGCGCATCTCAAAACTGTGGACGCTTATTGCTTGAGCGCTGCGGTGGCGGAACAAATCAAGGATCTTGCGTGGCGCGATATACTCATCGCTGCGCATCCCGATCAGGCTTCTCTTTTGGCTTTGCTCGACACGTGA